A genome region from Scleropages formosus chromosome 6, fSclFor1.1, whole genome shotgun sequence includes the following:
- the ptgdsa gene encoding neutrophil gelatinase-associated lipocalin isoform X1: MRTAVLTFTVMLLALSIHADVQPQKDFDLRRFAGKWYRVGLAYDSPGFVRYRSKMRISMGILTPQLNGDANLTMWEMSPLGCHPLSYVYEKTSVPGQFKYFSTRHNRTKDIMVVETNYNEYALVLKHKKMDKEFTQVALYGRSQKLRTELLDKFREFALSRGFSRESILTPPAAADDCPPA; the protein is encoded by the exons ATGAGGACTGCTGTGTTGACCTTCACTGTGATGCTCCTTGCTCTCAGCATCCACGCTGATGTCCAGCCCCAGAAAGACTTCGACCTGCGGAGG TTCGCAGGGAAATGGTACCGCGTGGGCCTGGCTTACGACTCCCCAGGTTTTGTGCGCTACAGAAGCAAGATGCGCATCTCCATGGGCATCCTGACACCACAGTTAAATGGCGATGCAAACCTCACCATGTGGGAAATGAG CCCTCTGGGTTGTCACCCCCTCTCCTATGTGTATGAGAAGACCTCTGTGCCTGGCCAGTTCAAGTACTTCAGCACGC GGCACAATAGGACAAAGGACATCATGGTGGTGGAGACCAACTACAATGAATATGCCCTAGTTCTGAAACACAAGAAGATGGACAAGGAATTCACACAGGTGGCTCTATATG GTCGTTCACAGAAGCTGAGGACAGAGCTGCTGGATAAGTTCAGAGAATTTGCCCTGTCTCGTGGTTTTTCCAGGGAATCCATTCTGACACCGCCAGCTGCAG CAGATGATTGTCCTCCAGCCTAA
- the ptgdsa gene encoding neutrophil gelatinase-associated lipocalin isoform X2 has translation MRTAVLTFTVMLLALSIHADVQPQKDFDLRRFAGKWYRVGLAYDSPGFVRYRSKMRISMGILTPQLNGDANLTMWEMSPLGCHPLSYVYEKTSVPGQFKYFSTRHNRTKDIMVVETNYNEYALVLKHKKMDKEFTQVALYGRSQKLRTELLDKFREFALSRGFSRESILTPPAADDCPPA, from the exons ATGAGGACTGCTGTGTTGACCTTCACTGTGATGCTCCTTGCTCTCAGCATCCACGCTGATGTCCAGCCCCAGAAAGACTTCGACCTGCGGAGG TTCGCAGGGAAATGGTACCGCGTGGGCCTGGCTTACGACTCCCCAGGTTTTGTGCGCTACAGAAGCAAGATGCGCATCTCCATGGGCATCCTGACACCACAGTTAAATGGCGATGCAAACCTCACCATGTGGGAAATGAG CCCTCTGGGTTGTCACCCCCTCTCCTATGTGTATGAGAAGACCTCTGTGCCTGGCCAGTTCAAGTACTTCAGCACGC GGCACAATAGGACAAAGGACATCATGGTGGTGGAGACCAACTACAATGAATATGCCCTAGTTCTGAAACACAAGAAGATGGACAAGGAATTCACACAGGTGGCTCTATATG GTCGTTCACAGAAGCTGAGGACAGAGCTGCTGGATAAGTTCAGAGAATTTGCCCTGTCTCGTGGTTTTTCCAGGGAATCCATTCTGACACCGCCAGCTGCAG ATGATTGTCCTCCAGCCTAA